In Paenibacillus larvae subsp. larvae, the following proteins share a genomic window:
- a CDS encoding solute:sodium symporter family transporter, with protein MTYITVITFLLYTGIVAWYSWYKTRSINLNSSDGYFLGGRSLTGVVIAFSLLLTNLSTEQMVGLNGQSYATSMVVMAWEVTSPIALIFMAFVFLPRYLKTGITTIPDFLEQRYDLRTRQIISVLFLIGYAVAYLPTVLYSGALVLNTIFNISDLFGISDFTIILFVSLAIGITGIAYVVLGGLRACALSDTLNGVGLIVGGMLITILGLFALGGGNFMDGMHTLLHKNPEKLNSIGDSSSPVPWVTICAGLLFNNLFYWCTNQAIVQRTLGAKNLKEGQKGVLYAGMFKIFGAFYLVLHGIIAYHLFNNSLNNSDMAYPSLVIEVLPTVLSGFFAAVLFGAILSSFNGALNSSLTLFILDIYKPIFKPDASEKELVKAGRIFAVILGAIAVIVSPFILYAPSGLYYYLQEMFGFYNIPIIAAVVVGFFSKKVPAIAPKIALIVHIVLYTLSKFYLGTINFLYILSVLFPVCILVMLIVGKIKPHEKDFILYESGKVDLTPWKHAKAFTVVMVLLMIAVYVIFSPWGIAA; from the coding sequence ATGACCTATATTACCGTCATTACCTTTTTGCTGTATACCGGGATCGTTGCCTGGTATTCCTGGTACAAAACGCGCAGCATCAACTTGAACAGCTCGGACGGATACTTTCTTGGCGGACGTAGTCTAACAGGAGTTGTAATCGCTTTCTCTCTTCTTCTTACCAATCTGTCCACAGAGCAAATGGTTGGATTGAACGGGCAAAGCTATGCCACATCCATGGTTGTCATGGCGTGGGAAGTGACGTCTCCAATCGCACTTATATTTATGGCTTTTGTCTTTTTACCGAGATATTTGAAAACGGGGATCACGACGATTCCGGACTTTCTGGAACAGCGTTATGATTTACGGACCCGTCAGATTATTTCCGTGCTATTCCTCATCGGTTACGCCGTTGCTTATTTGCCTACGGTACTTTATTCCGGGGCGCTCGTACTGAATACAATTTTCAATATTTCCGACCTATTCGGTATAAGTGATTTCACTATTATTCTGTTTGTCTCTCTTGCAATCGGCATAACAGGTATAGCCTACGTCGTACTGGGCGGTTTACGGGCTTGCGCTCTTTCGGATACGCTGAACGGAGTCGGGCTGATTGTCGGAGGAATGCTTATTACGATTCTGGGATTATTCGCGCTTGGCGGAGGCAATTTCATGGACGGTATGCATACTTTGCTGCACAAAAATCCCGAAAAACTGAACTCGATCGGTGACAGTTCTTCTCCTGTACCCTGGGTGACCATCTGTGCGGGATTGCTCTTCAATAACCTGTTCTATTGGTGTACCAACCAGGCTATCGTTCAGCGGACTTTGGGGGCGAAGAACCTGAAAGAAGGGCAGAAAGGCGTACTGTACGCCGGCATGTTCAAAATTTTCGGAGCCTTCTACCTGGTACTGCATGGCATCATCGCTTATCATTTGTTCAATAACTCTCTGAACAATTCGGATATGGCTTATCCTTCTCTTGTCATTGAAGTACTGCCTACGGTATTATCCGGGTTTTTTGCAGCCGTTCTTTTCGGAGCCATTCTAAGCTCTTTTAACGGGGCACTCAATAGTTCTTTGACTTTGTTCATATTAGATATATATAAACCGATTTTTAAACCGGATGCCTCTGAAAAAGAACTTGTAAAGGCAGGTAGAATCTTTGCCGTTATACTGGGTGCAATAGCTGTAATCGTATCCCCGTTTATTTTGTATGCGCCTTCAGGATTGTATTATTACTTGCAGGAGATGTTCGGGTTTTATAATATCCCGATTATTGCTGCGGTAGTCGTCGGTTTCTTCAGCAAAAAGGTTCCGGCCATTGCTCCGAAGATCGCGCTTATAGTACATATCGTACTATATACTCTCTCGAAGTTTTATTTGGGTACGATCAATTTCCTGTATATTTTAAGCGTGCTGTTTCCGGTGTGCATCCTAGTTATGCTTATTGTCGGGAAGATTAAACCGCATGAGAAGGATTTCATACTGTATGAATCAGGCAAAGTTGATTTGACGCCATGGAAGCATGCCAAAGCATTTACAGTGGTCATGGTGCTTCTGATGATTGCTGTGTATGTAATTTTCTCACCTTGGGGGATAGCAGCTTAA
- a CDS encoding Gfo/Idh/MocA family oxidoreductase has protein sequence MGSNKCVSVGLVGLGRLGRQHAENLAFRIPNCRLAAVCSIKTEEVAETKTQLGVPYGYTDYEEMLQNKELDAIVIASPSSYHCEQIEKALAAGFHVFSEKPLGLYMEEALRVQEAVHRYLEQVFMLGFMRRYDRSYAYAKRKIEAGAIGEPVLIRCYGLDPAQAMPGFLQFAKSNYSGGLFLDMAIHDLDLARWYLGNEAEQVWAIGGSHRYTELAQMLDAETGAALVKFGGNKMGVFVAGRNCSYGYHIETEIIGTHGTLRIGTVPEKNQVAIMDDRGVVRECANGFLERFEQAYLDEIHEFIRSILEGQQPEVKVEDGMLSTALGYACKESFETGELVKLSNLTEGILPHKAG, from the coding sequence ATGGGGAGCAACAAATGTGTATCGGTAGGACTGGTAGGTTTGGGGCGGTTGGGACGCCAGCATGCGGAGAATCTGGCATTCCGTATTCCTAACTGCAGGCTGGCAGCGGTTTGCAGCATAAAGACGGAAGAGGTCGCGGAAACCAAGACACAGCTCGGGGTACCTTACGGCTATACCGATTATGAGGAGATGCTGCAGAATAAAGAACTGGATGCGATTGTAATCGCCTCACCGTCCTCCTATCACTGTGAGCAAATTGAGAAGGCTCTTGCTGCAGGTTTTCATGTATTTAGTGAAAAACCGCTTGGCCTGTACATGGAGGAAGCGCTTCGTGTACAAGAAGCGGTACACCGTTACCTGGAGCAAGTGTTTATGCTCGGTTTTATGCGCCGTTATGACAGATCCTATGCTTATGCCAAGCGGAAGATCGAAGCAGGGGCGATTGGTGAACCTGTACTCATCCGCTGCTACGGACTCGATCCTGCTCAGGCTATGCCCGGATTTTTGCAATTTGCAAAAAGCAATTATAGCGGTGGCCTGTTCCTCGATATGGCGATTCATGATCTAGATCTGGCCCGGTGGTATTTAGGTAATGAAGCGGAACAGGTCTGGGCAATCGGGGGTTCTCACCGATATACGGAACTGGCACAAATGCTGGATGCTGAAACAGGTGCTGCTCTGGTTAAATTCGGGGGAAATAAAATGGGGGTTTTTGTGGCCGGACGCAATTGCTCGTATGGCTATCATATTGAAACAGAAATCATTGGTACACATGGTACGCTGCGCATTGGTACAGTACCGGAAAAAAATCAAGTGGCGATCATGGATGACCGGGGTGTAGTACGCGAATGTGCAAACGGTTTTTTGGAAAGATTTGAGCAAGCTTACCTGGATGAAATTCATGAGTTTATCCGTTCTATTCTGGAAGGCCAGCAGCCGGAAGTAAAAGTGGAGGATGGAATGCTGTCAACAGCCCTCGGGTATGCATGCAAGGAATCGTTTGAAACAGGTGAATTGGTCAAGTTGAGCAATTTAACGGAGGGAATTTTACCGCACAAGGCAGGTTAA
- the iolE gene encoding myo-inosose-2 dehydratase — protein sequence MFATGSVKIGIAPIAWTNDDMPELGGENTFEQCVSEMALAGYKGTEIGNKYPRNVSILREKLRLRNLEVASAWFSAFLTIKPLEETVSAFIQHRDFLHEMGADVIVISEQGHSIQGYMNTPVFDNKPIFDNEDWKRLTSGLHTLGELAREKDMHIVYHHHMGTGIQTTEEIIRLMEGTNPDLVSLLYDTGHLVFSGEDPLEILTRYMHRIKYVHLKDVRHDIAIHVRKEKLSFLQAVREGVFTVPGDGTVNFVPVFEALSAASYRGWMIVEAEQDPDKANPFEYALKARDYILQQAGI from the coding sequence ATGTTTGCAACAGGAAGCGTGAAGATCGGAATTGCGCCAATCGCTTGGACGAACGACGATATGCCCGAACTTGGCGGGGAGAATACGTTTGAGCAATGTGTGAGCGAAATGGCACTTGCAGGCTATAAAGGGACGGAGATAGGGAATAAATATCCGCGTAATGTAAGCATTTTGCGAGAAAAGCTCCGATTGCGTAATTTGGAGGTGGCCAGTGCCTGGTTCAGTGCTTTCTTAACAATAAAGCCCTTGGAAGAGACAGTGTCCGCGTTCATTCAACACCGCGATTTCCTGCACGAGATGGGAGCGGATGTGATTGTTATATCCGAGCAGGGACACAGTATTCAAGGCTATATGAATACGCCTGTTTTCGATAATAAGCCAATATTTGACAATGAAGATTGGAAGCGCTTAACAAGCGGATTGCATACTCTTGGAGAACTGGCCCGGGAAAAAGATATGCATATTGTATATCACCATCATATGGGAACTGGGATTCAAACGACAGAGGAAATTATCCGGCTGATGGAAGGTACGAATCCGGATTTGGTTTCATTGCTTTATGATACAGGACACCTTGTTTTTTCGGGTGAAGATCCTTTGGAAATATTGACCCGCTATATGCACAGGATCAAGTATGTCCATCTGAAAGATGTTCGTCATGATATCGCAATTCACGTGCGGAAGGAAAAGCTCAGTTTTCTGCAGGCGGTCAGGGAAGGAGTATTTACCGTTCCGGGAGACGGTACCGTAAACTTTGTCCCGGTATTCGAAGCTTTATCCGCCGCTTCTTACCGGGGATGGATGATCGTAGAAGCGGAACAGGACCCTGACAAAGCGAATCCATTCGAATACGCGTTAAAGGCAAGGGATTATATTTTACAGCAAGCAGGCATATAA